In Edaphobacter paludis, a single window of DNA contains:
- a CDS encoding IS1595 family transposase — protein sequence MNLYSLAKKFPNEDMALLHLIKTRWPHGVRCIACDHDRCWLIEAKGKTGKPRKLFQCAECGLQFSATANTLFHDSHLPLTKWFAVLCLMVEGKKGISANQVRRHVPMSYKTAWYVCHRIREAMQEDPSFKVGGPATTVEMDEMYVGGRKRLHGVKAGKNAKAVVLGLAERDGQIHMQRVNRASLENIRETVNTKIDPETPKIVTDGNQLYKGAIPRAKHERGNHAEELKDKNWTRTQTVENAFSLFKRGIVGNYHKLSADHLDRYLGEFCWRYNRRKMQPWLFDMALTNMLNKKPLPYKDLTF from the coding sequence ATGAATCTCTACTCTCTGGCTAAGAAATTCCCCAATGAAGATATGGCGCTGTTGCACTTGATAAAGACGCGCTGGCCTCATGGGGTTCGGTGCATAGCTTGTGACCATGACCGTTGCTGGCTGATCGAAGCTAAGGGAAAGACTGGTAAACCGCGCAAACTCTTCCAATGTGCGGAGTGTGGGCTGCAATTCAGTGCAACAGCCAATACGCTATTTCATGACTCTCACCTGCCACTAACGAAATGGTTTGCCGTGCTTTGCCTCATGGTGGAGGGGAAGAAAGGCATTTCAGCTAATCAGGTTCGGCGTCATGTTCCGATGAGCTACAAGACCGCTTGGTATGTATGTCATCGCATCAGAGAAGCCATGCAGGAAGATCCTAGCTTCAAGGTTGGCGGACCAGCTACAACTGTTGAAATGGATGAGATGTATGTTGGCGGCCGCAAACGGCTACACGGCGTGAAAGCAGGTAAGAACGCGAAAGCGGTAGTGCTCGGGTTGGCTGAACGCGATGGCCAGATTCACATGCAGCGCGTCAATCGGGCGTCATTGGAAAACATTCGGGAAACGGTAAACACCAAAATTGATCCTGAAACCCCAAAGATCGTGACCGACGGCAACCAACTCTACAAAGGCGCTATTCCCAGAGCAAAACACGAACGCGGCAACCATGCAGAAGAATTGAAAGATAAAAACTGGACGCGAACACAGACAGTCGAGAACGCCTTTTCACTCTTCAAACGGGGTATCGTCGGCAACTATCACAAACTCAGTGCCGACCATCTGGATCGTTACCTGGGTGAATTTTGTTGGAGATACAATCGCCGCAAGATGCAGCCTTGGCTATTCGATATGGCATTGACCAACATGCTCAACAAAAAGCCATTGCCCTATAAGGATCTGACGTTCTAG
- the lexA gene encoding transcriptional repressor LexA, giving the protein MAITRRQKEVLDFLSGFTQKNGYSPSYEEIASGLGLSSLATVHKHVTNLQNKGMLQRAHNRSRSIDVLPARTGKKGSDRLPLLGRIAAGQPVEAIETAESISLNDIIGNREVFALEVRGDSMRDEHIVSGDYVLVERTRTAREGEIIVALIDGADATLKRFYREGSMIRLQPSNAEMAPIYAPAANVRIQGKVLGVLRKYA; this is encoded by the coding sequence ATGGCTATCACACGGCGACAAAAAGAGGTTCTCGACTTCCTCTCCGGCTTCACACAAAAGAACGGCTACTCACCGTCTTATGAGGAGATCGCCAGTGGCCTCGGCCTTAGTTCACTAGCCACCGTGCATAAACACGTCACCAATCTGCAAAACAAGGGGATGCTGCAACGCGCTCACAATCGCAGCCGCTCCATCGACGTCCTGCCTGCCCGAACCGGCAAAAAAGGCTCCGACCGCCTCCCCCTGCTCGGGCGCATCGCAGCCGGCCAGCCTGTGGAAGCCATCGAAACCGCGGAGAGCATCTCCCTCAACGACATCATCGGCAACCGCGAAGTCTTTGCCCTCGAGGTCCGCGGCGACTCCATGCGCGATGAGCACATCGTCTCCGGCGACTACGTCCTCGTCGAGCGCACCCGCACTGCCCGAGAGGGCGAGATTATTGTCGCCCTCATTGACGGCGCCGACGCCACCCTCAAGCGTTTCTATCGCGAAGGCAGCATGATCCGCTTGCAGCCATCCAACGCTGAAATGGCCCCCATCTATGCCCCTGCCGCCAACGTCAGGATCCAAGGCAAAGTGCTGGGCGTCCTCCGCAAATACGCCTGA